A part of Acidisarcina sp. genomic DNA contains:
- a CDS encoding LssY C-terminal domain-containing protein: MVAFCAVGLAATTLHAVAQQDQSPTPPSSLPVLGAPIAKTGSEPESVNYGVKSDSPQPVQSVGKHATPVEIIPLTPRTTTVGRKSSYSFKVNSSDWVDTGVTLNAGDHVEWSSSGTLKISDGREVTPEGVTRGWKDMIRQFPVNSANIGAVVARIGDTAAVPFLVGEKKDANLAQGGRLYLAANLSSDLTADGDFEVKIKLQPGAKVESSTAKASATKAKNAGTTLLPAPAGSPRTPAAAAEMKSELSPALFADIPRRVGDQQGNPGDMVNFSLIGTEDQVLNAFKTAGWTQVDRSTGQAVVHGLLATLEHQAYVEMPMSTLYLFGRPQDLSFARAAPIEVAAVRHHLRVWKTDKTVDGKPMWVGSATHDNGFEKDQRTGGVTHHIDANIDEERDFIEKSFAAAGVIEGAAYVLPDNPLRTAKTATGGSFNSDGRVVVMELK; the protein is encoded by the coding sequence ATGGTTGCATTTTGCGCTGTGGGGCTCGCAGCCACAACCCTGCATGCGGTAGCGCAGCAGGATCAGTCACCTACCCCACCCAGCTCGTTACCCGTGCTTGGAGCGCCGATTGCCAAAACGGGTTCCGAGCCGGAATCGGTGAATTATGGGGTCAAATCCGACTCGCCTCAGCCGGTGCAGAGCGTGGGGAAGCATGCCACCCCGGTTGAGATAATTCCGCTGACGCCGCGGACAACGACTGTCGGGCGGAAATCGAGCTACTCCTTCAAAGTAAACAGCAGCGATTGGGTGGACACGGGCGTGACGCTGAACGCAGGCGACCATGTGGAGTGGAGTTCGAGCGGTACGCTGAAGATCAGCGACGGGCGCGAGGTAACGCCTGAGGGCGTCACACGCGGCTGGAAGGATATGATCCGGCAGTTTCCAGTAAACAGCGCCAACATTGGAGCCGTGGTCGCCCGCATAGGCGATACTGCGGCGGTTCCTTTTTTAGTGGGAGAAAAGAAAGACGCGAACCTGGCACAGGGAGGACGTCTTTACCTGGCAGCGAACCTGAGCTCGGACCTGACAGCGGACGGAGATTTTGAGGTCAAGATCAAGCTGCAGCCGGGAGCGAAGGTGGAGAGCTCGACAGCCAAGGCCTCGGCCACGAAGGCGAAGAATGCCGGCACAACTTTGTTGCCCGCACCCGCCGGATCTCCCCGCACGCCCGCAGCGGCGGCGGAGATGAAGAGCGAGCTGTCTCCTGCTCTTTTCGCCGATATACCCCGGCGAGTGGGAGATCAGCAGGGCAACCCCGGAGATATGGTGAACTTCTCGCTGATTGGCACAGAGGATCAGGTGCTGAACGCCTTCAAGACCGCAGGTTGGACGCAGGTGGACAGGTCCACCGGACAAGCAGTTGTCCACGGCCTGCTGGCGACGCTGGAGCACCAGGCTTATGTAGAAATGCCAATGAGCACGCTCTATCTCTTCGGACGCCCACAGGATCTTTCGTTTGCGCGTGCCGCTCCGATTGAGGTTGCCGCAGTTCGCCATCATCTTCGCGTGTGGAAGACGGACAAGACGGTGGATGGAAAGCCCATGTGGGTAGGCTCTGCTACGCACGACAACGGATTTGAAAAGGATCAGCGTACCGGCGGGGTAACACACCACATCGACGCCAACATCGACGAGGAGCGCGACTTTATCGAGAAGAGCTTTGCCGCGGCGGGCGTGATTGAGGGTGCAGCCTATGTGCTGCCGGATAACCCGCTGCGCACCGCAAAGACGGCTACCGGAGGCAGCTTCAACTCGGATGGGCGGGTTGTCGTCATGGAGCTGAAGTAG
- a CDS encoding alkaline phosphatase family protein, producing MSTARLLSLTALLLGLIAAWPGTTPILSSALGSDLGSDSGSDATASLLSATDIQVQHVFLVVLENHSYSSVIGNPSMPYLNSLAKTYAHAKSYYANTHPSIGNYFELTTGQIISNNDSYTQTVTADNIVRHLIFARKTWREYSEGLPYTGYIGGNSGEYTQHHNPLSYFSDVRYSTAQRQNLVPFTRFSTDLSNHTFPQYSFIVPDDDHNGHDCPDTIPSCTDNEKLAAADNWLQANLEPLILSSSFNATHGGLLVIVFDESFSSDTAYGGGHVAWVAVGPDVRKGYTSTTLYQHQSTLRFLSEAIGLTTFPGSAATAPDMEEFIAGD from the coding sequence ATGTCTACCGCGCGTCTATTGTCGCTGACGGCCTTGCTGCTGGGACTGATAGCGGCCTGGCCCGGCACAACGCCGATCCTTAGCTCTGCCTTGGGCTCTGACTTGGGTTCGGACTCGGGCTCTGACGCGACTGCAAGCCTGCTCTCCGCTACGGATATTCAAGTCCAGCATGTTTTTCTCGTCGTGCTGGAGAATCATTCCTATTCAAGTGTGATTGGTAATCCCAGCATGCCATATCTGAACTCGCTGGCGAAGACTTATGCCCATGCGAAGTCCTATTACGCCAATACACACCCATCCATCGGCAACTATTTTGAACTGACCACCGGCCAGATCATCAGCAACAATGACAGTTACACTCAAACGGTGACCGCCGACAACATCGTCCGGCACCTGATCTTCGCCCGGAAGACCTGGCGAGAGTACTCGGAAGGACTTCCCTACACCGGCTACATCGGCGGCAACAGCGGGGAGTATACACAGCACCACAATCCTCTCTCGTATTTTTCCGATGTGCGCTACAGTACGGCCCAGCGGCAGAATCTGGTTCCGTTTACGCGGTTCTCGACCGACCTCTCCAACCACACATTTCCGCAATACTCCTTCATCGTTCCAGACGATGACCACAATGGTCACGATTGTCCCGACACGATCCCAAGTTGCACCGATAATGAGAAGCTGGCCGCCGCGGATAACTGGCTCCAGGCGAATCTTGAGCCCCTGATCCTTAGTTCCAGCTTCAACGCGACCCATGGAGGCTTGCTCGTGATTGTTTTTGACGAGTCCTTCTCATCGGACACGGCCTATGGCGGTGGTCATGTGGCGTGGGTGGCCGTGGGCCCCGACGTCAGGAAGGGTTATACCTCCACCACGCTATACCAGCACCAGAGCACCCTGAGGTTCCTGTCGGAGGCTATTGGGCTCACCACCTTTCCGGGCAGCGCGGCAACAGCACCAGACATGGAGGAGTTCATCGCCGGGGATTAG
- a CDS encoding nitronate monooxygenase codes for MSLPLIIQGGMGAGVSDWRLANTVSRLGQLGVVSGTALDEILARRLQDGDPGGHMRRALAAFPLPEMAERILNKYYIEGGRGANVPYVTMAKHTKEGPRDVQEMCLVSNFVEVWLAREGHGNPVGINYLEKIQMPHLASMYGAMLAGVDFVLMGAGIPIRVPGVLDRYVHHEPAEYILHVYGAREEDDTMMHFAPREFVPLDLPPLKRPMFLAIISSNTLAATMLKKANGKVDGFIIEGQTAGGHNAPPRGKMMLDEAGEPIYGDRDVVDLAKIAELGVPFWLAGGYGSPEGVRSALAAGATGVQIGTAFAFTDESGMREQYKRDLIAKAIAGTAKVFTNPIASPTGFPFKVAELEGTTSDSQVYLKRPRICDLGYLREPYKKDDGTIGYRCSAEPVTIYLSKGGKIEDTVGRQCVCNALMANIGMQQIRAGGKHVEVGLVTTGNDLVEIGRFLAPGKTSYTVAEVLENLLSGERIPAKSEDCVETLQAAGAGSLK; via the coding sequence ATGTCTCTTCCGTTAATCATTCAGGGTGGAATGGGTGCCGGGGTTTCCGACTGGCGCCTGGCAAACACGGTCTCTCGTCTGGGTCAGCTTGGCGTGGTATCTGGTACAGCTCTAGACGAGATTCTGGCGCGTCGGTTGCAAGATGGCGACCCCGGCGGTCACATGCGGCGCGCTCTTGCTGCGTTTCCTTTGCCGGAGATGGCTGAACGCATCCTGAACAAGTACTACATTGAGGGCGGCAGAGGTGCCAATGTGCCTTACGTCACAATGGCCAAGCACACGAAGGAAGGCCCGCGAGACGTGCAGGAGATGTGTCTGGTCTCCAACTTCGTAGAAGTGTGGCTGGCACGCGAAGGTCACGGAAACCCAGTGGGCATCAACTATCTGGAGAAGATCCAGATGCCGCATCTTGCCTCAATGTATGGAGCGATGCTGGCAGGCGTGGACTTTGTGCTGATGGGAGCGGGGATTCCGATACGGGTTCCCGGCGTATTGGACCGGTATGTGCACCACGAACCGGCGGAATACATCCTGCACGTATATGGCGCGCGCGAAGAAGACGATACGATGATGCACTTTGCGCCACGCGAGTTTGTTCCGTTGGACCTGCCCCCGCTGAAGCGGCCGATGTTCCTGGCGATTATTTCGTCGAACACGCTGGCGGCAACGATGTTGAAGAAGGCGAACGGCAAGGTGGATGGCTTTATCATCGAGGGCCAGACCGCAGGCGGACACAACGCACCGCCTCGCGGCAAGATGATGCTGGATGAGGCAGGAGAGCCTATCTACGGGGATCGCGACGTGGTGGATCTTGCCAAGATTGCAGAGTTGGGCGTTCCCTTCTGGCTTGCCGGTGGATACGGATCGCCGGAAGGCGTCCGCTCCGCGCTGGCCGCAGGCGCGACAGGGGTACAGATCGGGACAGCATTTGCCTTCACAGACGAGTCTGGAATGCGGGAGCAATACAAGCGAGATTTGATCGCGAAGGCAATTGCAGGGACGGCAAAAGTCTTTACGAATCCGATTGCCTCACCGACAGGATTCCCGTTCAAGGTAGCCGAGCTTGAGGGCACCACGTCTGACTCCCAGGTCTACCTGAAGCGGCCGCGCATCTGCGATCTGGGATATCTGCGGGAGCCGTACAAGAAAGATGACGGGACGATAGGATACCGCTGCTCGGCGGAGCCGGTGACGATCTATCTCTCCAAAGGCGGAAAGATCGAAGACACGGTTGGGCGACAGTGCGTCTGCAATGCGCTGATGGCCAACATTGGAATGCAGCAGATCCGGGCCGGTGGAAAGCACGTGGAAGTAGGACTGGTGACAACCGGGAATGATCTGGTCGAGATCGGACGATTTCTCGCTCCTGGAAAAACCAGTTACACCGTCGCTGAAGTTCTGGAAAACCTGCTGAGCGGCGAGCGTATACCAGCGAAGAGCGAAGATTGCGTGGAGACGCTTCAGGCCGCCGGAGCCGGCAGCCTGAAGTAA
- a CDS encoding BON domain-containing protein codes for MRSAISVLGIGLLGLGLAIGCKSPQHPPVKDNVVASLKANNLGDLSVDEDRDKGVVTLKGDVQTEDLKTQAETLARNAAPGYVVANEVGVRPTGMESQAKSVDSNLDDAIESNYKAMLKGNKALDAQSIHYKAKNGTLVLTGSVKTAAERTDAANLAKTVPNVQQVVNEIEIKK; via the coding sequence ATGCGCAGTGCAATATCAGTTTTAGGCATCGGATTACTCGGATTAGGACTTGCCATCGGCTGCAAGAGCCCGCAACATCCGCCGGTAAAGGACAACGTAGTCGCCAGCCTCAAGGCGAATAACCTCGGAGATCTCAGCGTCGACGAAGATCGCGATAAAGGAGTCGTCACTCTCAAGGGCGATGTGCAAACCGAGGATCTCAAGACGCAGGCAGAAACGCTCGCACGCAATGCAGCTCCGGGCTATGTGGTCGCCAATGAAGTTGGAGTGCGCCCCACGGGGATGGAGTCTCAGGCCAAGTCTGTTGACTCGAACCTCGACGACGCCATTGAAAGTAACTACAAGGCTATGTTGAAAGGGAACAAAGCTCTCGACGCCCAGAGCATTCACTACAAGGCGAAGAATGGCACGCTGGTCCTAACCGGTTCCGTCAAGACGGCTGCCGAGCGAACCGACGCGGCCAATCTCGCTAAGACCGTTCCCAACGTGCAGCAGGTAGTCAATGAAATCGAGATTAAGAAATAG
- a CDS encoding MarR family transcriptional regulator, with amino-acid sequence MRIDAFLDESPMFAINRAARRFDSLAVRILEADHLSFLEGLVLAAIFFEAPRMIKPSHLAETFGTTRGNISHCISSLEAKALLQRKIDPADARAYHLVLRPQGKKCALRVISAFDRLQREFEKAVGKPALGDTLKVIRKLESLFSSS; translated from the coding sequence ATGCGTATTGATGCGTTCCTCGACGAAAGCCCGATGTTCGCGATCAACCGGGCAGCACGCCGTTTCGATTCTCTTGCCGTTCGCATTCTGGAGGCCGACCACCTGAGCTTTCTCGAGGGCCTGGTGCTGGCCGCGATCTTCTTTGAAGCTCCGCGTATGATCAAGCCCTCCCACCTGGCTGAGACCTTTGGCACAACCCGAGGCAACATCAGCCATTGCATCTCATCGCTGGAGGCCAAGGCGCTCCTGCAAAGAAAGATCGATCCTGCGGACGCGCGCGCGTATCACCTTGTCCTCAGGCCACAGGGGAAGAAGTGCGCCTTGCGAGTCATCAGCGCATTCGACAGGTTGCAGCGGGAGTTTGAGAAGGCAGTTGGCAAGCCGGCGCTTGGCGATACTCTCAAGGTCATTCGAAAACTGGAATCCCTCTTCTCCTCCAGCTAG
- a CDS encoding TonB-dependent receptor, with translation MYLRYLPLELVLLGFASLPVCAQQAPPAIAPASTTVVVLGNSAPVSQGESARTVVALDTQQHALAYRDVEDYLRTDASVDIQQRGAAGVMADISIRGASFEQTLVMVNGLRINNAETSHFNLDLPLPLAALGSIDILHGAGSTLYGSDAIGGVVDYLTWKPDANTLRLRTGAGSDGENEQVLLGSIAARNWSEVIAGSRGFSTGFIPDRDYRTEDASTETRLATRLGSTDLLFSGDDRAFGAAQFYGNYNSWERTKGWFASVAQQFNAHTEAAAGYRRHSDLFLLRRNQPAGYKNQHVDDGFQGSLRDRREILRNTTLLCGLEEITDQIESTNLGRHGRNRGAGYGEVEWRIPQRGSIAAGLREELFSGGRSVLSPMFAGTLWLPHAVKLRASASHGFRLPTYLDLYYKDPATLGNPALQPESAWNYEGGADWYPDSRIATMLTVFDSEERDTIDYVRAASTAPWQAKNLAKLRFTGVEAAMDWHANQSQTVKLSWTWMTAAENPLRGLQSKYVFRYPGNNGRVEWNWNLKQTLLLQSRFGVVQRYHQDPDPIWDASIARETGHLRPYLQMTNLTNTGYEEIAGVRMPGRSFIGGIEFVIAKKK, from the coding sequence ATGTACCTCCGTTATCTTCCACTGGAGTTGGTGCTGCTTGGATTCGCATCGCTACCCGTATGCGCGCAACAGGCCCCACCGGCGATTGCTCCCGCCTCCACGACAGTCGTTGTACTGGGAAACAGTGCGCCGGTAAGCCAGGGAGAGTCGGCCCGCACGGTGGTGGCACTGGATACGCAGCAACACGCGCTCGCCTACCGTGATGTGGAGGATTACCTGCGCACCGATGCATCGGTCGACATCCAGCAACGCGGAGCTGCAGGGGTGATGGCGGACATCTCCATTCGCGGGGCCTCCTTTGAGCAAACGCTGGTGATGGTCAACGGGCTGCGGATCAATAACGCAGAGACCTCTCACTTCAATCTCGACCTGCCTCTGCCGCTTGCGGCCCTGGGCAGCATCGACATTCTGCACGGAGCAGGATCGACGCTATACGGCTCGGATGCTATCGGCGGCGTCGTTGACTATCTGACGTGGAAGCCCGACGCCAACACCTTGCGCCTGCGAACCGGAGCAGGAAGCGATGGCGAGAATGAGCAGGTGCTTCTCGGCTCCATTGCCGCCAGAAACTGGAGCGAGGTTATCGCCGGAAGCCGCGGCTTTTCCACTGGCTTTATCCCCGACCGCGACTACAGAACCGAGGACGCGAGCACGGAGACGAGGCTCGCAACTCGTCTCGGATCGACAGACCTGCTCTTCAGCGGAGACGACCGCGCGTTTGGAGCAGCCCAATTTTATGGCAACTACAACTCATGGGAGAGGACGAAGGGATGGTTTGCCTCTGTCGCGCAGCAGTTCAACGCGCATACCGAAGCAGCAGCAGGGTATCGTCGCCACTCGGATCTCTTTCTGCTGCGGCGCAACCAGCCTGCCGGATACAAGAATCAGCACGTCGATGACGGCTTTCAGGGATCGCTGCGTGACCGGCGCGAGATTCTGCGGAATACGACACTGCTCTGCGGCCTGGAAGAAATCACCGATCAGATTGAGAGCACGAACCTGGGCCGGCATGGACGCAATCGCGGTGCGGGTTACGGCGAGGTTGAGTGGCGTATTCCTCAGCGAGGGTCGATTGCGGCTGGCCTGCGAGAAGAACTCTTCAGCGGAGGACGGTCGGTGTTGAGCCCGATGTTTGCGGGCACGCTCTGGCTGCCTCATGCAGTCAAACTGCGGGCTTCAGCCAGCCATGGTTTTCGTCTTCCCACTTATCTTGACCTCTATTACAAAGACCCAGCTACGCTGGGGAATCCTGCACTTCAACCGGAGTCGGCGTGGAACTACGAAGGCGGAGCGGATTGGTATCCTGACTCCCGCATCGCGACGATGCTCACGGTCTTCGATTCGGAGGAGAGAGATACGATCGACTACGTGCGCGCAGCATCCACAGCGCCATGGCAGGCGAAGAATCTTGCGAAGCTACGCTTTACCGGCGTTGAGGCGGCCATGGACTGGCACGCGAACCAGAGCCAGACGGTCAAGCTAAGTTGGACGTGGATGACCGCAGCGGAGAATCCCCTGCGAGGGCTCCAGTCAAAATATGTCTTCCGCTACCCAGGGAACAATGGAAGGGTGGAATGGAACTGGAACCTGAAGCAGACTCTGCTGCTGCAGTCGCGCTTTGGCGTCGTCCAGCGGTATCACCAGGATCCCGACCCCATCTGGGATGCATCGATCGCTCGCGAGACCGGACATCTTCGCCCGTATTTGCAGATGACGAATCTAACCAACACCGGCTATGAGGAGATTGCTGGCGTCCGCATGCCAGGCCGGAGCTTTATCGGCGGAATTGAGTTTGTCATCGCGAAGAAGAAATGA
- a CDS encoding META domain-containing protein, translating to MMVSLSRRGLVAVAVLSLMTAFASSSARAFALQSASSDTRPLPGSHAKLTGYSWRLISLNGHDLDAKVPKAPQMVLVEQGTRIMGFSGCNRFLATYSLQQDRLSVNSDLQVTKRVCPYSMDVEADFIKVLQTIDSWRIVNGVLELSREQQVLARFK from the coding sequence ATGATGGTCTCTCTGTCTCGTCGCGGGCTGGTCGCAGTAGCAGTCCTTTCCCTGATGACCGCCTTCGCCTCATCTTCCGCGCGCGCCTTTGCCCTCCAGTCAGCTTCCTCCGACACTCGGCCCCTACCTGGCTCTCACGCAAAACTTACCGGCTACTCCTGGAGGCTCATCTCTCTCAACGGCCACGACCTGGACGCCAAGGTGCCCAAAGCGCCTCAGATGGTGCTGGTCGAACAGGGTACCCGCATCATGGGCTTCTCCGGTTGCAATCGCTTCCTGGCGACCTACTCGCTGCAACAGGACCGGCTCTCCGTAAACAGCGACCTGCAGGTTACAAAACGGGTCTGCCCGTACTCGATGGATGTCGAAGCCGACTTTATCAAGGTTCTTCAGACCATTGATTCCTGGAGGATCGTCAACGGTGTGTTGGAGCTCTCTCGAGAGCAGCAGGTACTGGCCCGCTTCAAATAA
- a CDS encoding ferredoxin family protein, protein MPYVITDACVKDYLCVDSCATDAIHPRKDEPGTDEVTQLFINPEECIDCGTCITICESNAIFAEYDLPAEKADFAAKNAAHFGL, encoded by the coding sequence ATGCCTTACGTTATTACCGATGCATGCGTGAAAGATTATCTCTGCGTCGATTCCTGTGCCACCGATGCCATCCATCCCCGTAAGGACGAGCCCGGAACAGATGAAGTCACTCAGCTCTTCATCAATCCGGAAGAATGCATCGATTGCGGCACCTGCATTACTATTTGCGAATCGAATGCCATCTTTGCCGAGTATGATCTGCCTGCGGAGAAGGCGGATTTCGCAGCGAAGAACGCTGCCCACTTCGGCCTCTAG